Below is a genomic region from Thermithiobacillus plumbiphilus.
CCACCAGGTGAGCAGAGGGGCTGCAACTGCGGCGCTCAGGGCGGCCAGGGAGGAGATGCGAAAGAGCCTGGCCATGGCCAGCCAGACGAGAGCCAGCGCGAGCCCCAGCAGGAGCGATAGCGCGAGATAGATGCCCAGGCCCGTGGCGACGCCCTTGCCGCCCCGAAAGCCGAAAAACACCGGAAAGAGATGCCCCAGGAAGGCGGCGAGCGCCACGGCCGCGAGCGTGCCGTCATCCGCACCCAGTCCGCGCGCCAGCAGCACGGGTAGGATGCCCTTGAACATGTCGCCCAGTAGGGTGAGCACGGCCGCCTTCCTGCCGCCCAGGCGCAGGACGTTGGTCGCGCCCGGATTGCCG
It encodes:
- the plsY gene encoding glycerol-3-phosphate 1-O-acyltransferase PlsY, translated to MWIMQNAFLILAAYLIGSITTAVLVARALGLPDPRSQGSGNPGATNVLRLGGRKAAVLTLLGDMFKGILPVLLARGLGADDGTLAAVALAAFLGHLFPVFFGFRGGKGVATGLGIYLALSLLLGLALALVWLAMARLFRISSLAALSAAVAAPLLTWWLLPGRPFLLLSLILAVLLLWRHKDNIQRILAGTEKRIGEKA